The following DNA comes from Pseudomonas marginalis.
GTTTCGGCCAACGGCGGCCGTGCCCACACGCCCGCCAATTGCACAAACAGGGCGTTGAACGCCAACGCAGTCAGCATCGCCACCAGGATGGTCAGGGCGATCCAGCGGGCCACCGTGTCACGCGGGCGGCGGCTCATGAACGGCTCACGCTGGCGGTGAATTGATAACCGCCATTGCGCACGGTGCGGATCATGGCCGGGCGCTTGGTATCGAACTCCAGCTTGCGGCGCAGGCGGCTGACCTGCACGTCGATGCTGCGGTCGAACGCGTCATGGCTATGGCCCCGCGCCAGGTTCAGCAGTTGTTCGCGGGTCAGCACGCGCTGGGGGTGTTCGACGAAGACCAGCAGCAGGTCGAACTCACCGGATGACAGCGGGATCATCACCTCGTCGGGGGAGCGCAGTTCACGGCGCGTAACGTCCAGTTGCCAGCCCGCAAAGCGAATCAAGGGACGAGCAGACTCGCCCAACACCGGCCGCCCCTCGCCTGCCCGACGCAATACCGCACGCACCCGCGCCAGCAGTTCACGGGCGTCGAAGGGCTTGCTCAAGTAGTCATCGGCGCCCATTTCCAGGCCTACCACGCGGTCACTGAGTTCGCCCATGGCGGTGAGCATGATCACCGGTGTTGCGTGCTGCTGGCGCAGGCGCTGGCACAGCAACAAGCCGTTCTCCCCCGGCAGCATCAGGTCAAGAATGATCAGGTCGGCGGGATGACGCTCCATGGCGGCCCACAGCTCGGTGCCACCGGCGACGGTCTCGACCGCATAGCCATGTTGCATAAAGAATTTCTTCAGCAGCGCGAGGACTTCAAGGTCATCGTCCACGATCAAAAGGTTGCTCACAGGCGGGCATCACTGGGTGTTGTCGATGCGCCATCTAAAACCATTCGACGCAGCCCGTCATATATTTCAATCGTGCAATAAAGCGTCAGCGCCGCAATAAACCAGACATCTTTGCGCAAGGGACGGCTGCCAGCATCGGCCTCCCTTTTGCGGAGACCGTGCTTATGCGCTCACTGACCTACCCCCGGCACCTGGCTCGCCAGGTCGTGCTGTTGTTGACCGTGTCTTACCTCACGGGCTGCGCCAGCCCGGCCCCCTCGGGCACCACCACCCGCTGCGCACAGGTGAATTACCCGGTGTATGACCCGGCCGAACCGCTCAATCGCGGGGTGTTTGCCTTCAACCGGACGGTGGATAACTACGCCCTGGCGCCGGTAGCACGTGGCTACCGCTACCTGCCGGATTTTTTCCAGCAGGGTGTGCATAACTTTGCGAGCAACTTCAGCGAGCCGAAGGTGTTTATCAATGACCTGTTGCAAGGCAACCCAAGGCGCTCGGTCAATACCCTTGGCCGTTTTGCGCTGAATACCACAGTGGGCGTGGTGGGGCTGATCGATGTATCAGACCGCGTGGGCATCCCGCGCCATAGCGCCGACTTCGGCCAGACATTCGGCGTGTGGGGCATCGGCAACGGGCCGATTGTCGAACTGCCACTGCTGGGCACCAGCAACAGCCGCGATGCGGCAGGCAAAGTCTTGAGTTTCCTGGTCTCGCCGTTGGGAGACAGTGACACCGTGCAGACCCTGGGCACCCTCAGCCTGGTAGGTGGCACCGTGGATACCCGGGCATCACTGTTGCCGCTCACCGACAGCCTGCAAAAATTGCCGGACTATTACAGCGCAATACGTAATGTCGTGGCACAAAACCGTGCGGCGTTTGTGCTGGATGGCAAGGACGGCGCGACCACTCCCGCGACCGGGGGTTGCGCGAACGGCGCCGCTGATGACTTCTGAGCCGAGTAGCCAAAGGTCGTCATATCTTGCAGCAGGACGTTTATAGCTCGCCAGCGCCCTGCTCTATAAGTTTGGCGGCACTTCGCTCCAAGGGGTGAAGTAACACTCGACTAATAGATAAAAGGACACTGCCATGCTCAGCTCCATCAACGCGACACCGCTCCCCCCTCCTCCCCCACTACGCCGCAGGACGACACAGCCCTGCAACGCAAGAAACGCAGCATTGAAGACCCTCAGTTGCAACTGGAGCCTCAGGAAGCTGACGGTTCATCGCGCAACCGCCCCAGAAGTGGCGGCCTGGATAGCCTGGGCAAGGGGAACTTGCTCTGAACCGCAGGAAGAAGGGCAGCGTATTGCCCTTCTTCTTTTTTACAGACCGCCCCGCCTTAACAAAACACTGACATCCGTTGCGCTAACCTTGCCGGTTCAACCCTGGCCGGAGCCTGTTACCGCATGCCACATCCCGACACCTTGCCCGCCGTACTCGCCGGCCCTCTGCTGCGGCGCCTGGAACCCCGGCGCCTGGTGCTGTGGCTGGTGGGGAGCCGGGCATTGCCCCTGAGCCTGAAACTGCACTGTGCCGACCAGTGCCTGGACATACCGCTGGGCCAGGACCGGTGCCAGGTCGTGCCAGTGGGGCGCCAGGCGTACATCCATCTGATTGATGTACGCCTGGACGAGGCGCTGCCCCAGGACGTAGTCATCCACTATGATCTGCTGGTCGACGATGCCGGCATTGCCGAATGGGCACCGCACCTGCTGTACACCGACACACACTGCCCAAGTTTCGTACTGCACAGCCACATCCATCAGCTGGTACACGGCTCCTGCCGCAAACCTCACCACAGCGCCGACGAAGGCCTGCTCTGCGTTGATCGGCTGCTGGCCGATGCACAGACCCCGGCCGACCGCCCAGCCTTGCTGATGATGAGCGGCGACCAGGTGTACGCCGACGATGTGGCCGGGCCGATGTTGCGGGCGATCCATGGGCTGATTGCGCGCCTGGGCCTGTTCGATGAGTACCTGGAAGGCGCGGTGGTAGACGACAGCGCCAGCCTCTACGGGCATCACGCCAGCTACTACCACCGCGCAGACCTGCTACCCGCGCTGGACAGCAATGAGACCCTGCGCGAACGTTTCTTTGGCGGCGTGAAAAAGCCGATTTTCACCAGCAGCACCGCCGACAATCACCTGGTGACGTTCGCCGAAGTCATGGCGATGTACCTGCTGGTGTGGTCGCCCGTCCCCTGGTCCCTGCTCACCGTACAGCCACCGCAACTGAGCGCCGATGAAGCTGCGCGCTATGCCCGCGAACAGGTGCAGGTGGATAAATTTCGCGACGGCCTGCCGGGCGTGGCGCGGGTATTCGCCCATCTACCCACCTTGATGATCTTTGACGATCACGACATCACCGACGACTGGAACCTCAGCGCGCAATGGGAAGAAACCGCCTACGGCCATCCGTTCTCCAGACGCATCATCGGTAACGCCCTGCTGGCGTACCTGCTGTGCCAGGGCTGGGGCAATAACCCGGACGCCTTTGATGAGCTGGTGGGCCACACCCAGGCACTGGCCAGCCAGGCGCAGAGCAATCACTTGGACGCCCAGGCACAGGATGCTTTGCTCGCGGCGCTGCTGAAGTTCCAGCAGTGGCACTACGTGCTGCCCACCACGCCGGCCCTGGTAGTGCTCGACACCCGCACCCGGCGCTGGCGCAGCGAATTCACCCTCAAGCAACCGTCCGGCCTGCTGGACTGGGAAGCCTTGAGCGAACTGCAACAGGAACTGCTCGACCACCCCTCGGCCATCATCGTCTCCCCTGCGCCTGTGTTTGGCGTCAAGCTGATCGAGACCGTGCAGAAGATCTTCAGTTGGTGCGGGCACCCTTTGCTGGTGGACGCGGAAAACTGGATGGCCCATCGCGGTGCAGCCCAAGTGATCCTCAACATCTTTCGCCACTCGCGCACACCGGGTAACTACGTGATCCTCTCGGGCGATGTGCACTACTCGTTCGTCTATGAAGTGCTGATCCGCCATCGCAACGCCGGTCCCAGGATCTGGCAGATCACCAGCAGCGGCATCAAGAACGAATTTCCACCGCGATTGCTGGAATGGTTCGACCGCCTCAACCGCTGGCTGTACTCGCCGCGCTCGCCTCTCAACTGGTTCACTCGCCGCCGCACCATGCAGGTGGTGCCGCATATCCCGGAGCATGCCGAGGCCGGTGAACGGTTATGGAATTCGGCAGGCATCGGCCAAGTGTTCTTCAACGAGCGGGGGCAGCCTGACAAGATCTACCAGCACAACGCCGACGGGAAGGCGCGTACGAGGATGATCGCGCCGAAGCAATAGCCCATGGCCCGCTCCTGTAACCGTCCATCCGCCCTATTCAAAGCGCACAAGCTCCGTTGTACAGTAGCTCCAGCCACGGAGTATCGGCATCAATATGACTGGCCTTGGACGCCAGCCCATGCAAGGAGCGCGCAGATGGACGATATCTCCGACAACGGCAATTTCTCCCACCTCAATGCCGACATGCTGCATACCGTGCTGGAGCTGGTCAGCGACGGGATCTGGGACTGGAACGCCAATACCGGGTTCGTCTACCGCAACCCAGGCTGGTACGAAATGCTGGGCTACCCCCGCCACTCCCTGGAAAACAGCGTGTTCACCTGGGAGACCGTCATCCACCCGGAAGACTACCCCCACGTGATGACGCTGTTCGATGACTACATCCACCGTCGCGCCCCCCATTATCAAATCGAATACCGTTGCCGCAAAAAAGATGGCAGCTACCTGTGGATCGAAGACCGGGGCTACGTGATTGCCCGTAACCCCGATGGCTCGGTGGCGCGGATGGTCGGCGCCCATCGCGATATTCATATGCGCAAGTGCTCCGTCGAACAGCTGGAGCGGCGCAACCAATCGCTTGAGGCGCTGGTGGCCGAGCGC
Coding sequences within:
- a CDS encoding response regulator, translated to MSNLLIVDDDLEVLALLKKFFMQHGYAVETVAGGTELWAAMERHPADLIILDLMLPGENGLLLCQRLRQQHATPVIMLTAMGELSDRVVGLEMGADDYLSKPFDARELLARVRAVLRRAGEGRPVLGESARPLIRFAGWQLDVTRRELRSPDEVMIPLSSGEFDLLLVFVEHPQRVLTREQLLNLARGHSHDAFDRSIDVQVSRLRRKLEFDTKRPAMIRTVRNGGYQFTASVSRS
- a CDS encoding VacJ family lipoprotein, whose product is MRSLTYPRHLARQVVLLLTVSYLTGCASPAPSGTTTRCAQVNYPVYDPAEPLNRGVFAFNRTVDNYALAPVARGYRYLPDFFQQGVHNFASNFSEPKVFINDLLQGNPRRSVNTLGRFALNTTVGVVGLIDVSDRVGIPRHSADFGQTFGVWGIGNGPIVELPLLGTSNSRDAAGKVLSFLVSPLGDSDTVQTLGTLSLVGGTVDTRASLLPLTDSLQKLPDYYSAIRNVVAQNRAAFVLDGKDGATTPATGGCANGAADDF
- a CDS encoding alkaline phosphatase D family protein, with translation MPHPDTLPAVLAGPLLRRLEPRRLVLWLVGSRALPLSLKLHCADQCLDIPLGQDRCQVVPVGRQAYIHLIDVRLDEALPQDVVIHYDLLVDDAGIAEWAPHLLYTDTHCPSFVLHSHIHQLVHGSCRKPHHSADEGLLCVDRLLADAQTPADRPALLMMSGDQVYADDVAGPMLRAIHGLIARLGLFDEYLEGAVVDDSASLYGHHASYYHRADLLPALDSNETLRERFFGGVKKPIFTSSTADNHLVTFAEVMAMYLLVWSPVPWSLLTVQPPQLSADEAARYAREQVQVDKFRDGLPGVARVFAHLPTLMIFDDHDITDDWNLSAQWEETAYGHPFSRRIIGNALLAYLLCQGWGNNPDAFDELVGHTQALASQAQSNHLDAQAQDALLAALLKFQQWHYVLPTTPALVVLDTRTRRWRSEFTLKQPSGLLDWEALSELQQELLDHPSAIIVSPAPVFGVKLIETVQKIFSWCGHPLLVDAENWMAHRGAAQVILNIFRHSRTPGNYVILSGDVHYSFVYEVLIRHRNAGPRIWQITSSGIKNEFPPRLLEWFDRLNRWLYSPRSPLNWFTRRRTMQVVPHIPEHAEAGERLWNSAGIGQVFFNERGQPDKIYQHNADGKARTRMIAPKQ